A single window of Channa argus isolate prfri chromosome 12, Channa argus male v1.0, whole genome shotgun sequence DNA harbors:
- the LOC137137846 gene encoding uncharacterized protein isoform X4, which translates to MEGHDVSLHCQTKRPPSNHSADFYKDGSLIRTEPTGHMTIHHVTKSDEGLYKCHISSHGESPPSWIYVTEKPTTTSPPSWIYVTENSSTTASNVTSTSSTKLNLLYVSYCVAPVCGLILLTLLVLLVRQHVQRKQKGTTVVWYNGYFFY; encoded by the exons atggagggacatgatgtctctctgcactgtcaaacaaagaggcctccctccaatcattcagctgatttctataaagatggctccctcatcaggactgagcctacaggtcacatgaccatccaccatgttaccaagtctgatgaaggcctctacaagtgtcacatcagcagtcatggagagtctccacccagctggatctacgtcacag aaaaacctacaaccacatctccacccagctggatctacgtcacag AAAACTCCTCCACCACAGCATCCAACGTTACTTCCACTTCATCAACAAAATTGAACCTTCTCTATGTGTCGTATTGTGTAGCACCTGTTTGTGGTCTGATTCTACTGACATTACTGGTTCTACTGGTGAGACAACATgttcagagaaaacagaaag GTACCACAGTGGTCTGGTACAATGGCTACTTCTTCTATTGA
- the LOC137137846 gene encoding uncharacterized protein isoform X1, with the protein MEGHDVSLHCQTKRPPSNHSADFYKDGSLIRTEPTGHMTIHHVTKSDEGLYKCHISSHGESPPSWIYVTEKPTTTSPPSWIYVTENSSTTASNVTSTSSTKLNLLYVSYCVAPVCGLILLTLLVLLVRQHVQRKQKADEMTVGAETITDDITYSDIKIRRHKHHQQKSSRQSKETDSAALYSTVRTEDVRYGQIVIRPKRRRELSLEADVVYSSVRSTSTPSHL; encoded by the exons atggagggacatgatgtctctctgcactgtcaaacaaagaggcctccctccaatcattcagctgatttctataaagatggctccctcatcaggactgagcctacaggtcacatgaccatccaccatgttaccaagtctgatgaaggcctctacaagtgtcacatcagcagtcatggagagtctccacccagctggatctacgtcacag aaaaacctacaaccacatctccacccagctggatctacgtcacag AAAACTCCTCCACCACAGCATCCAACGTTACTTCCACTTCATCAACAAAATTGAACCTTCTCTATGTGTCGTATTGTGTAGCACCTGTTTGTGGTCTGATTCTACTGACATTACTGGTTCTACTGGTGAGACAACATgttcagagaaaacagaaag CTGATGAAATGACAGTCGGAGCAGAGACCatcacagatgacatcacatacaGTGACATCAAAATACGGCGTCATAAACATCACCAACAAAAGTCCAGCAGACAAAGCAAag AGACTGATTCAGCTGCACTTTACTCAACAGTGAGAACAGAAGACGTCCGTTATGGACAAATAGTCATCAGAccaaagaggagaagag agttGTCTCTAGAAGCAGATGTTGTCTACTCTTCAGTGAGGTCAACATCGACACCTTCACACCTTTAG
- the LOC137137846 gene encoding uncharacterized protein isoform X3 produces the protein MEGHDVSLHCQTKRPPSNHSADFYKDGSLIRTEPTGHMTIHHVTKSDEGLYKCHISSHGESPPSWIYVTEKPTTTSPPSWIYVTAPVCGLILLTLLVLLVRQHVQRKQKADEMTVGAETITDDITYSDIKIRRHKHHQQKSSRQSKETDSAALYSTVRTEDVRYGQIVIRPKRRRELSLEADVVYSSVRSTSTPSHL, from the exons atggagggacatgatgtctctctgcactgtcaaacaaagaggcctccctccaatcattcagctgatttctataaagatggctccctcatcaggactgagcctacaggtcacatgaccatccaccatgttaccaagtctgatgaaggcctctacaagtgtcacatcagcagtcatggagagtctccacccagctggatctacgtcacag aaaaacctacaaccacatctccacccagctggatctacgtcacag CACCTGTTTGTGGTCTGATTCTACTGACATTACTGGTTCTACTGGTGAGACAACATgttcagagaaaacagaaag CTGATGAAATGACAGTCGGAGCAGAGACCatcacagatgacatcacatacaGTGACATCAAAATACGGCGTCATAAACATCACCAACAAAAGTCCAGCAGACAAAGCAAag AGACTGATTCAGCTGCACTTTACTCAACAGTGAGAACAGAAGACGTCCGTTATGGACAAATAGTCATCAGAccaaagaggagaagag agttGTCTCTAGAAGCAGATGTTGTCTACTCTTCAGTGAGGTCAACATCGACACCTTCACACCTTTAG
- the LOC137137846 gene encoding uncharacterized protein isoform X2: MEGHDVSLHCQTKRPPSNHSADFYKDGSLIRTEPTGHMTIHHVTKSDEGLYKCHISSHGESPPSWIYVTEKPTTTSPPSWIYVTENSSTTASNVTSTSSTKLNLLYVSYCVAPVCGLILLTLLVLLVRQHVQRKQKADEMTVGAETITDDITYSDIKIRRHKHHQQKSSRQSKETDSAALYSTVRTEDVRYGQIVIRPKRRRGTSTY; the protein is encoded by the exons atggagggacatgatgtctctctgcactgtcaaacaaagaggcctccctccaatcattcagctgatttctataaagatggctccctcatcaggactgagcctacaggtcacatgaccatccaccatgttaccaagtctgatgaaggcctctacaagtgtcacatcagcagtcatggagagtctccacccagctggatctacgtcacag aaaaacctacaaccacatctccacccagctggatctacgtcacag AAAACTCCTCCACCACAGCATCCAACGTTACTTCCACTTCATCAACAAAATTGAACCTTCTCTATGTGTCGTATTGTGTAGCACCTGTTTGTGGTCTGATTCTACTGACATTACTGGTTCTACTGGTGAGACAACATgttcagagaaaacagaaag CTGATGAAATGACAGTCGGAGCAGAGACCatcacagatgacatcacatacaGTGACATCAAAATACGGCGTCATAAACATCACCAACAAAAGTCCAGCAGACAAAGCAAag AGACTGATTCAGCTGCACTTTACTCAACAGTGAGAACAGAAGACGTCCGTTATGGACAAATAGTCATCAGAccaaagaggagaagaggtACCAGCACTTATTAA